A single window of Montipora capricornis isolate CH-2021 chromosome 14, ASM3666992v2, whole genome shotgun sequence DNA harbors:
- the LOC138031575 gene encoding zinc finger MYM-type protein 1-like, with protein sequence MDETSDISRTEEVSLCLRYVINGETKETFVGFFATASTEGEVLYELAKTAINKLDLRLENIIAECFDGAANMSGIRKGLATRMKECSPLGIYVHCYGHLLNLALQDTMTETETLRNTLGTIQSLYNFLHGSTKCHTLFKDIEIHEEDVALTLKSLSTTRWSCRWAAVRAVLEQVPRIMEALVTLSKDRDPKTYSESNSLLHSICDFEFVYGLMVLKLILSNTDNLSRYLQGEQMDVITAKKTADAVAKTLSNCRNEESFTLMWSHADVIAQKIKIGIEGTQFTFRDAKVPRTRPSRRLQSLTGETPAAANDSSQQTAKDHFRITVYYTSVDKVVGELQSRFEGNDQEVLCALGEIVFSRSPSMNNI encoded by the coding sequence ATGGATGAAACTTCAGACATCAGTAGAACCGAAGAGGTATCCTTGTGCCTTAGGTACGTTATCAATGGtgagacaaaagaaactttcgttGGTTTCTTTGCCACTGCTTCTACGGAGGGGGAAGTTCTGTACGAGCTCGCAAAAACAGCCATAAATAAGCTGGATTTAAGGTTGGAAAACATTATTGCCGAATGCTTTGATGGCGCTGCGAACATGAGTGGTATTCGCAAGGGCCTTGCTACGCGTATGAAGGAATGTTCACCTCTCGGAATATATGTACATTGTTATGGTCATCTTTTAAATTTGGCGCTTCAGGACACCATGACTGAAACTGAAACTCTCCGTAATACCCTCGGTACAATCCAGAGTCTTTACAATTTCTTACACGGGAGTACCAAGTGCCATACCTTATTCAAGGACATTGAAATTCATGAAGAGGATGTTGCCCTTACATTAAAATCTTTGAGTACCACTAGATGGTCGTGTCGCTGGGCGGCGGTCAGGGCCGTGCTAGAGCAAGTGCCGAGGATAATGGAAGCCCTGGTCACTTTATCAAAGGATCGCGATCCCAAGACCTACAGCGAAAGTAATTCGCTTCTCCACTcaatttgtgactttgaattcgtttatgGCTTGATGGTTTTGAAGCTCATCTTATCCAACACTGATAATTTGAGTAGATATCTACAGGGAGAACAGATGGATGTCATCACTGCCAAGAAGACTGCTGATGCTGTTGCTAAGACACTGAGCAATTGTCGCAATGAAGAGAGCTTTACTCTGATGTGGTCACACGCTGATGTTATAgcgcaaaaaatcaaaataggAATCGAGGGTACGCAATTTACCTTCAGAGATGCCAAGGTGCCTCGAACCAGACCATCACGCCGACTTCAGAGCCTTACTGGTGAGACACCTGCTGCAGCGAACGACAGCTCACAACAGACGGCAAAAGACCACTTTCGTATCACAGTTTATTACACAAGCGTTGACAAAGTCGTCGGTGAACTTCAATCAAGGTTTGAGGGCAATGACCAGGAGGTTTTGTGCGCATTGGGCGAAATCGTATTCAGCCGTTCTCCAAGCATGAACAACATCTAA
- the LOC138032919 gene encoding protein tyrosine phosphatase type IVA 1-like, translating to MKMPSGTRVPNQIQGGRSLHGPGPVVLEHKNMKFLITDRPTDATLPRYIEDLKKYDARIVVRVCEPTYNVDLLKKQGIDVLDWAFDDGAAPPKEVVDGWLQLLKKKFKEKPGTCIAVHCVAGLGRAPVLVALALIESGMKYEDAVEFIRRRRRGAINAKQLTYLEQYKPSKLLKEKANNCCIQ from the exons ATGAAAATGCCTTCTGGAACTCGTGTACCCAACCAAATTCAAGGAGGAAGAAGCTTACATGGCCCCGGGCCTGTTGTGCTGGAACACAAGAACATGAAGTTTTTGATCACAGATCGACCTACCGATGCGACCCTCCCTCGGTATATAGAG GATCTCAAGAAATACGACGCTCGTATTGTTGTGAGGGTGTGTGAACCGACTTACAATGTCGATCTGTTGAAGAAGCAAGGAATAGACGTTTTG GACTGGGCGTTTGATGATGGTGCCGCACCACCTAAAGAAGTGGTTGATGGCTGGCTACAGCttctgaaaaagaaattcaaagagaAGCCAGGAACTTGTATTGCTGTACACTGTGTTGCAGGATTGGGAAG AGCACCAGTTCTGGTAGCACTGGCTCTGATTGAGAGTGGAATGAAATATGAAGATGCTGTAGAATTTATCAGAAG gAGAAGGAGAGGAGCAATCAATGCAAAGCAGCTGACTTACCTTGAGCAATACAAACCATCAAAGCTACTGAAGGAAAAGGCTAATAACTGTTGTATTCAGTAA